From Alteromonas australica, one genomic window encodes:
- a CDS encoding sulfotransferase family protein: MLSPLFIMGTQRSGTTLLTRILSAHPEVFIQNELDLPKVFEDSSSTEAVIKGIEKQVYIENGSELANLVKAAPIWGLKDPQLTEYIDVLRNFLPASKFIIIVRDGRGVTNSYMENKWGLGTNAYYGAQRWKREVEQQLEFMSEMPENFLFIRYEDIVTNFKPTLEQVCQFLECSLAPEMLEYDKQASYYNVQRENVHTFKKPDKTLSEKWKFKLSQFEIDVVENVAGDLLEKLGYKKIGQPVKLSKLQLFYFKWHQKIIGEIQIQYRWRQAMWRARKQQKERKERWDRQ, from the coding sequence ATGTTATCGCCTTTATTTATCATGGGAACGCAGCGTTCTGGGACAACATTGTTAACCAGAATTCTATCAGCACACCCTGAAGTATTTATTCAAAACGAACTTGATTTGCCCAAGGTCTTTGAGGACTCTTCGTCAACTGAAGCGGTTATCAAGGGAATAGAAAAACAGGTTTACATTGAGAATGGTTCAGAGTTAGCGAATTTGGTGAAAGCCGCCCCAATTTGGGGGCTAAAAGATCCTCAATTAACTGAATATATTGATGTATTGCGCAATTTTCTACCAGCGTCTAAGTTCATTATTATTGTTCGCGATGGGCGCGGTGTAACAAACTCCTATATGGAGAACAAATGGGGGCTAGGTACAAACGCCTATTATGGTGCACAGCGATGGAAGCGCGAAGTCGAGCAACAGCTTGAATTTATGTCTGAAATGCCTGAAAACTTTTTGTTTATACGCTATGAAGATATCGTTACAAACTTTAAACCTACACTTGAACAAGTTTGTCAGTTTTTGGAATGTTCACTTGCCCCGGAAATGCTTGAATACGACAAGCAAGCCAGCTATTACAACGTTCAGCGAGAAAATGTTCATACATTTAAAAAACCGGATAAAACACTGTCCGAGAAGTGGAAGTTTAAATTGTCTCAATTTGAGATTGATGTCGTTGAAAATGTTGCGGGCGACTTGCTAGAAAAACTGGGTTATAAAAAAATTGGCCAGCCTGTAAAATTATCTAAACTTCAGTTGTTTTATTTTAAATGGCATCAGAAAATTATTGGAGAGATTCAAATCCAGTACCGCTGGAGACAAGCGATGTGGCGAGCTAGGAAGCAGCAAAAAGAACGCAAGGAACGATGGGATAGACAATGA
- a CDS encoding oligosaccharide flippase family protein has protein sequence MIFFDIAKSSGIITALNLIKRFLSVFSLIVLARLLDPYDFGVAAILTIVLFIFEKIASTGALQYILQLDKVDDVDLNSSWSLDFLIKGSLFIVLVACSEFLAHFYGDPSIRLAFIVVSFNLIVKSLNNPGIHLQKKSFNYKSIFYIGIIQKLSSTVVCISIAYFYQSYWALIIADLLSNVIMMLGTYYFCSYRPKFDFTNVAKQWTFSKWIMLKSMVSAVKGQIDAIWISKLFPVESLGFFHVARNLSMMASQEVINPAMEPLISAFSKVGHKKNDEFIDKFCVTLFALAFIIIPLSFGIALFSVPLVQLVLGDGWEVTGELMQVMSLFVFSFSMMIFFSNIIISKGVSKPIFIIDSMSFFLTVITFLILSFEPVLSDFVLARSIISLFTLCLAIGFSCRVANIDFKCIFLSVSPILASVSFATLTMFFIESYFSLHVIFSVAIFMACYFMYLVVMYLSFFNRFHFFNKIFKRLEVYYFAWKN, from the coding sequence ATGATTTTCTTCGATATAGCAAAAAGCTCAGGGATTATTACGGCACTCAATTTAATCAAGCGATTTCTCTCTGTGTTCAGTTTGATTGTTCTCGCTAGACTGCTAGACCCTTATGACTTTGGTGTGGCTGCTATCCTGACAATTGTTCTTTTCATATTTGAGAAAATAGCGTCAACAGGTGCTCTCCAATACATACTGCAACTAGACAAAGTTGATGACGTTGATTTGAATTCAAGTTGGAGTTTGGATTTCCTAATTAAGGGGAGCCTTTTTATTGTACTGGTGGCATGTTCAGAATTTTTAGCCCACTTTTACGGTGACCCAAGCATTCGTCTTGCCTTTATTGTCGTTTCATTTAACCTCATTGTTAAATCCCTGAATAACCCAGGGATCCATTTGCAGAAGAAAAGTTTTAATTATAAATCAATATTTTATATTGGAATTATTCAAAAGTTATCGTCTACAGTTGTTTGTATCTCCATTGCGTATTTTTATCAAAGCTATTGGGCACTCATAATCGCAGACTTGCTATCAAATGTGATAATGATGCTAGGCACATATTATTTCTGTAGTTATAGACCAAAATTCGATTTTACTAATGTCGCAAAGCAGTGGACGTTTTCAAAATGGATCATGCTCAAGAGTATGGTCTCTGCGGTAAAAGGACAAATTGACGCAATTTGGATCTCTAAACTATTTCCTGTCGAGTCATTGGGCTTTTTTCACGTTGCAAGAAACTTGTCAATGATGGCCAGTCAAGAGGTCATCAACCCAGCTATGGAGCCGCTGATCAGTGCTTTTTCAAAAGTTGGTCACAAAAAAAATGATGAGTTTATTGATAAATTCTGTGTCACGCTTTTTGCACTGGCGTTTATAATCATTCCTCTTTCTTTTGGTATAGCTCTGTTTTCAGTTCCTCTCGTCCAATTAGTGTTAGGTGATGGGTGGGAGGTCACCGGTGAGCTTATGCAAGTGATGTCACTCTTTGTTTTTTCTTTTTCGATGATGATCTTTTTCAGCAACATTATTATTTCTAAAGGTGTTTCTAAACCGATATTTATTATTGATTCAATGAGCTTTTTTCTCACTGTCATCACTTTTCTTATTTTGTCTTTTGAACCAGTACTCAGTGATTTTGTGCTAGCTCGAAGCATAATTAGTCTCTTCACGCTATGTCTAGCGATTGGGTTTTCTTGTCGCGTTGCAAATATTGATTTTAAATGTATTTTCCTTTCGGTCAGCCCTATTTTGGCTTCAGTGTCGTTTGCTACATTAACTATGTTTTTTATTGAAAGTTATTTTTCGTTGCATGTGATATTTAGTGTAGCCATATTCATGGCGTGTTATTTTATGTATCTGGTTGTGATGTATCTTTCATTTTTCAACAGATTTCATTTTTTTAATAAAATATTTAAACGTTTAGAGGTTTACTATTTCGCATGGAAAAATTGA
- a CDS encoding glycosyltransferase family 2 protein, giving the protein MKLNIVIVLYNKAICQSKTVNSLLDNIDSFFDTEITVCIWNNGPSSIRDEVAAFIDSQTFKNFVVCENLSNSPLSFVYNSMLNEECANIYFDDDTFVTQEYVLSVNDFMKGDREVFLPSIVSLNQRRYPKVNKVAGDFNGELSELSVVSILSGLLIKEDTIRRLKCKFGDVFDHRFNIYGVDTTLFYRLKSINFDRYYVGGILEHDLSGVSAGGAQYISMFRVRERLWDFTLQTIFYRKLGALLGLIQFLKTYKSRLTISFVFEVFVKALFYMGHPNTKKKSTTHTLFPYNE; this is encoded by the coding sequence ATGAAGCTGAACATAGTCATTGTTTTGTACAACAAGGCAATATGCCAGTCAAAGACAGTAAATAGTTTATTAGACAATATAGATTCGTTTTTTGATACTGAAATAACTGTATGTATTTGGAACAATGGTCCTTCATCAATTAGAGATGAGGTCGCTGCTTTCATCGATTCGCAGACATTCAAAAATTTTGTTGTTTGTGAAAATCTTTCAAATAGTCCTCTAAGCTTTGTATACAACTCAATGCTGAATGAAGAATGCGCGAATATATATTTCGATGATGATACCTTTGTCACTCAAGAATATGTCTTATCTGTTAACGATTTTATGAAAGGCGACAGAGAAGTCTTTCTGCCCAGCATTGTTTCATTGAACCAGCGTAGATATCCCAAAGTCAATAAGGTTGCTGGCGACTTTAACGGTGAGTTGAGTGAACTTTCAGTCGTTTCTATATTGAGTGGTTTATTGATTAAAGAGGACACGATAAGGCGATTAAAGTGCAAGTTTGGGGATGTTTTTGACCATAGATTTAATATATATGGTGTTGATACGACACTTTTTTACAGGCTTAAATCGATAAATTTTGATCGTTATTACGTGGGAGGTATATTAGAGCATGATCTTTCAGGTGTATCTGCCGGTGGTGCACAATATATTTCTATGTTTAGGGTACGAGAACGGTTATGGGATTTCACACTACAGACAATTTTTTACCGAAAGTTGGGCGCTTTATTGGGATTAATTCAGTTCTTAAAAACGTATAAATCTAGGTTGACTATCTCTTTTGTATTTGAGGTATTTGTAAAGGCCTTATTTTATATGGGACACCCTAATACAAAGAAAAAATCAACGACACATACCTTATTTCCTTATAACGAGTAA
- a CDS encoding glycosyltransferase domain-containing protein, with translation MKPYVVYSVITGAYDKLLPLDIAESDVDYILIVDNAFSGEVPPGWNLMKLPESSLSHKDLNRYIKMHPHLLFPQYECSVYVDGNIQVVSALKDVIDNALASKDIALYKHYKRDDVYSEASECLELGLDYFWRVIPQMARYKANGFQGNALYEASVIFRRHHSCDLKRAMELWWKEYLGNARRDQLSLTFCLSTANVIVNNLGISDPRIEQKYFVKKTHAVYRPDKLSVRLTAKLNKLLLAVLPQKKLVK, from the coding sequence ATGAAGCCGTATGTAGTGTACTCAGTTATAACTGGTGCTTATGACAAGTTACTTCCTCTTGATATAGCTGAAAGCGATGTCGACTATATATTAATCGTCGACAATGCTTTTAGTGGTGAAGTACCACCAGGTTGGAATTTGATGAAGCTGCCTGAATCCAGCCTAAGTCATAAAGATTTAAACCGATACATAAAAATGCATCCTCATCTTTTGTTTCCGCAGTACGAGTGCAGCGTGTACGTAGATGGAAATATCCAGGTAGTTTCAGCCCTTAAAGACGTAATAGATAACGCTTTAGCATCAAAAGATATTGCACTTTATAAACATTATAAACGTGATGATGTTTATTCTGAGGCTTCCGAGTGTCTCGAACTCGGATTAGACTACTTTTGGCGGGTTATTCCCCAAATGGCGAGATACAAAGCGAATGGATTCCAAGGCAATGCGTTGTATGAAGCAAGTGTTATTTTTCGCAGACATCATTCTTGCGACCTCAAGAGAGCTATGGAGCTTTGGTGGAAAGAATATTTAGGCAATGCGAGGAGAGATCAACTTTCTTTAACATTCTGCCTCAGCACTGCAAACGTAATAGTGAATAATTTGGGTATCAGCGATCCTAGAATAGAGCAGAAGTACTTCGTTAAGAAAACCCATGCAGTTTATCGGCCTGATAAACTAAGCGTTCGATTAACTGCAAAGTTGAATAAGCTACTTTTAGCTGTTCTACCACAGAAAAAACTAGTTAAATGA
- the xrtA gene encoding exosortase A, which produces MIKQYKKQYVSVGIILLLWLLFCHQGLFSAAQVWWTNDIFNHGFFIIPASLYLIYLRRARLIAVEKNISLLPLIVIFPSCFLYIVGVAGDIQLFMHTATFVLLPALIWLAIGHKAARVIVFPLLFMLFSIPVGEQLIPYLQEIAADGAVALLRVTGIPLYRNGLYLEIPQGRFLVAEACSGVSFFIASIVIGVLYTYLNLQSRKRQIFFVLLSFLFPVAANIVRIYGIILIAYYTNMEHAAGADHLIYGWFFFAFVIVCLLGIGELIRDKVGTDESAQMTTSAGHWSIHQLKVLSISLLLVSFSLWSTFIQSALGNLKPNDFDQETIGLEQCFQHDINLTPSFNNPDKTTKAMFEVEGACTAVLYEAWFSGIDNELVTDLHKPYTQQRWSLLNSEISSLSLLGKQLQVRTITSPTGSNVNYASWYEINDRLFTSKLEAKLYQTWLVLLGVPSSGKLVILGVDSKSNFSGALHTLEMAATKNSLKTTYSIE; this is translated from the coding sequence GTGATTAAGCAGTACAAAAAGCAATACGTCTCTGTCGGAATTATATTGTTACTTTGGCTGTTGTTTTGCCATCAAGGATTATTCTCTGCTGCTCAGGTCTGGTGGACGAATGACATTTTTAATCACGGTTTCTTCATAATTCCAGCCTCGCTTTACTTAATATACCTTCGACGCGCACGCTTAATCGCTGTTGAAAAAAACATTTCATTGCTTCCTCTAATCGTGATTTTCCCAAGCTGCTTTTTGTACATTGTGGGCGTGGCGGGTGATATCCAACTATTTATGCACACAGCAACGTTTGTACTTCTTCCTGCATTGATATGGTTAGCCATCGGGCATAAGGCTGCCAGGGTTATCGTGTTTCCATTGTTATTTATGTTGTTTAGCATACCGGTGGGGGAACAGCTTATCCCTTATTTGCAAGAAATTGCAGCAGATGGCGCTGTCGCATTATTACGAGTAACTGGTATACCGCTTTATCGTAACGGGCTGTATTTAGAAATTCCACAAGGTCGTTTTTTGGTCGCTGAAGCGTGTTCAGGTGTAAGCTTTTTTATCGCTAGTATTGTGATTGGGGTCTTGTACACATACTTGAATTTGCAATCTCGCAAGAGACAAATATTTTTTGTTTTGTTGTCGTTTTTGTTCCCTGTTGCCGCTAATATTGTGCGCATTTATGGAATTATCCTGATTGCTTATTACACCAATATGGAGCATGCGGCGGGCGCTGACCATTTGATCTATGGATGGTTTTTCTTTGCGTTTGTTATTGTTTGCCTTCTTGGTATTGGAGAGCTTATTCGAGACAAAGTAGGGACTGATGAGAGTGCTCAAATGACGACTAGTGCGGGTCATTGGTCTATTCATCAATTAAAAGTTTTGTCGATTAGTCTATTGCTTGTGAGTTTTTCGTTGTGGTCCACTTTTATTCAATCTGCTTTGGGCAACCTAAAACCCAATGATTTTGATCAAGAAACGATTGGCCTCGAGCAGTGTTTTCAACACGATATAAACTTGACTCCGAGCTTCAATAATCCTGATAAAACCACTAAGGCTATGTTCGAAGTAGAGGGCGCTTGTACCGCAGTGCTCTACGAAGCCTGGTTTAGTGGCATTGATAACGAGCTTGTTACCGATTTACATAAGCCATATACGCAACAAAGATGGTCATTATTGAATAGTGAAATCAGCTCTTTATCTCTACTAGGAAAACAGTTGCAGGTGCGCACTATTACTTCTCCTACAGGAAGTAATGTCAATTATGCTAGTTGGTACGAGATTAATGACAGACTTTTCACCAGTAAATTAGAAGCTAAGTTATACCAAACATGGCTAGTCTTATTAGGTGTACCATCGTCTGGAAAGCTAGTAATACTTGGGGTTGATAGCAAATCAAACTTTTCTGGTGCCTTGCATACGTTGGAAATGGCCGCGACAAAGAATAGCCTAAAGACAACGTATTCAATTGAATAA
- a CDS encoding XrtA system polysaccharide deacetylase, with the protein MKLDNRLNAMTVDVEDYFQVSAFEGVIDRKDWDSISLRVGDNTHRLLDLFAENDVKATFFTLGWVAQRCPDVIKRLISEGHELASHGLAHQRATTMTREQLFSDVAESKAILEDIGGVKVIGYRAPSFSVNDTNTWVYDVLKEQGFIYSSSTYPIEHDLYGVPEWPRFKYDRPEGIIEIPIPTLRKNNANTGIGGGGYFRLYPYRLSKKRIQRFMNEEPHPYNFYFHPWEIDPDQPRIEGASLLSKFRHYINLSRMETKIVKLLKDYKWQTISRTYDIVKEQK; encoded by the coding sequence ATGAAATTAGACAATCGCCTAAATGCGATGACAGTGGATGTAGAAGATTATTTTCAGGTTTCAGCATTCGAAGGGGTTATTGATAGAAAGGATTGGGACAGCATTAGCCTGAGGGTGGGGGACAATACCCACCGGTTGCTCGATTTATTTGCTGAGAACGATGTGAAAGCCACCTTTTTTACGTTAGGTTGGGTAGCGCAGCGATGCCCTGATGTAATTAAGCGTTTGATTAGCGAAGGTCATGAGTTAGCTAGCCATGGCTTGGCGCATCAGCGTGCGACTACGATGACCCGTGAACAGCTGTTTAGTGACGTTGCAGAAAGTAAAGCCATCTTGGAAGATATTGGCGGCGTGAAAGTCATTGGCTATCGCGCCCCCAGTTTTTCAGTGAATGACACAAACACCTGGGTTTACGACGTACTTAAAGAGCAAGGTTTTATCTACTCATCAAGTACATACCCTATAGAACACGACTTATATGGCGTGCCCGAATGGCCTAGGTTTAAGTACGATAGGCCAGAGGGAATTATTGAAATTCCAATTCCAACGCTACGTAAAAATAACGCCAATACCGGTATAGGTGGAGGTGGTTATTTTAGGCTTTACCCTTATCGCCTATCTAAAAAGCGCATTCAGCGTTTTATGAATGAAGAGCCTCACCCTTATAATTTTTATTTCCACCCTTGGGAGATAGATCCTGATCAGCCACGCATTGAAGGCGCTTCGCTTCTGTCCAAGTTTCGTCATTACATTAATCTGTCTCGAATGGAAACAAAGATAGTCAAGTTACTTAAAGATTATAAGTGGCAGACAATTAGTCGAACTTACGACATTGTCAAAGAACAAAAGTGA